Proteins co-encoded in one Synergistaceae bacterium genomic window:
- a CDS encoding aldose 1-epimerase family protein, translated as MKYDIMKYVGSIQQLAYVRPVTYTEGRSSGLKAFDVKNCKMSFRVLADKCLDIGEFSYAGININFLSKPGLQGLGHYDTNGLEAQRSIMGGLFFTAGLENIGAPCNVNNKDYPMHGRIRTTPAEHLSSDSYWDNDEYKLKISGEMREAELFGENLVLRRSIETTCGQKSFTLTDEFENESFRDEPLMLLYHINLGWPFLDENTKFYIPTSHITPRDKEADGHESKYNVMEAPKNNEPEYVFFHEIKSDSNGNTEVIAVNQNLKLGLKISWNTKYLPHFMQWKSIASGDYVVGLEPANSLVHGRKWYHGHGKIHTLAPFAKEKNILTFTILEGDSEINQAVTAFKAKF; from the coding sequence ATGAAATATGATATTATGAAATATGTCGGGAGCATTCAGCAATTAGCTTATGTCAGGCCGGTTACTTACACGGAGGGCAGGAGCTCAGGACTCAAAGCCTTTGACGTGAAAAACTGCAAAATGTCATTTCGTGTGCTTGCTGATAAATGCTTGGACATCGGCGAATTTAGTTATGCGGGAATAAATATTAATTTTCTCTCCAAGCCGGGACTTCAGGGGCTCGGACATTACGACACTAACGGACTTGAAGCACAACGCAGCATTATGGGAGGACTATTTTTCACCGCAGGACTTGAGAATATCGGCGCACCCTGCAACGTGAATAATAAAGATTACCCCATGCACGGCAGAATTAGAACAACTCCGGCAGAACATTTGTCAAGCGATTCATACTGGGATAATGACGAGTACAAGCTAAAAATTTCGGGTGAAATGCGTGAGGCTGAATTATTCGGCGAAAATCTTGTGTTAAGGCGTTCAATCGAGACAACCTGCGGGCAGAAATCTTTTACTCTCACTGACGAATTTGAGAACGAGTCATTCAGGGATGAGCCGTTAATGCTGCTTTATCACATTAATTTGGGCTGGCCGTTTTTGGACGAGAATACAAAATTTTATATTCCTACATCACACATCACGCCCAGAGACAAAGAAGCCGACGGACACGAAAGCAAATATAACGTCATGGAAGCTCCGAAAAATAATGAGCCTGAATACGTTTTCTTTCACGAGATAAAGTCAGACTCTAACGGCAATACAGAAGTTATCGCAGTTAATCAAAATTTGAAGCTGGGATTAAAAATTTCATGGAATACGAAATATTTGCCTCACTTCATGCAATGGAAGAGCATAGCAAGCGGTGATTATGTCGTAGGGCTTGAACCGGCTAATTCACTTGTTCACGGGCGCAAATGGTATCACGGACACGGCAAAATTCACACTCTGGCACCGTTTGCAAAGGAAAAAAATATTTTGACATTCACGATTCTTGAAGGCGATTCAGAAATTAATCAAGCTGTTACGGCCTTCAAAGCAAAATTTTAA
- a CDS encoding D-lyxose/D-mannose family sugar isomerase, which translates to MKRSEINAHIKEFEALLKKHCFALPPFLSFTPEEWQNKGHEYDEIRDNALGWDITDYGEGNFAEKGLYLITIRNGNVHNKKYIKTYAEKIMMLREGQVSPNHFHWHKMEDIINRGGGNIVFKLWNADRKTEQPLDTDVKIFQDGREYTVPAGSEVILKPGESLSLYPYYYHEFRIQPGTDYAIIGEVSMCNDDNTDNRFYEPLGRFPTIEEDEKPYRLLCTEYPPAKD; encoded by the coding sequence ATGAAACGATCTGAAATCAACGCGCACATTAAGGAATTTGAAGCATTACTCAAGAAGCACTGCTTTGCTTTGCCCCCGTTTTTGAGCTTTACCCCCGAAGAATGGCAGAACAAAGGCCATGAATACGACGAAATTCGCGATAATGCTTTAGGCTGGGACATCACGGACTACGGCGAAGGAAATTTTGCGGAAAAAGGTTTATATCTCATCACGATTCGCAATGGCAATGTTCATAACAAGAAGTACATTAAGACTTACGCCGAAAAAATTATGATGCTCAGAGAAGGCCAAGTATCGCCAAATCATTTTCACTGGCATAAAATGGAGGATATTATAAACCGAGGCGGCGGAAATATCGTATTTAAGCTCTGGAACGCTGACAGGAAGACCGAACAGCCTTTAGACACCGACGTAAAAATTTTTCAGGACGGACGCGAATACACAGTTCCCGCAGGCAGTGAAGTAATCTTGAAGCCCGGCGAGTCATTGTCGCTTTATCCGTATTATTATCATGAGTTCAGGATTCAGCCCGGCACAGATTACGCGATTATCGGCGAGGTCTCAATGTGCAACGACGACAACACTGACAACAGATTTTATGAGCCTCTCGGACGTTTTCCGACGATTGAAGAGGACGAGAAGCCTTATAGATTATTATGCACGGAATATCCCCC